Proteins co-encoded in one Yamadazyma tenuis chromosome 1, complete sequence genomic window:
- a CDS encoding uncharacterized protein (EggNog:ENOG503P421; COG:S), which produces MDILTYVPQDKKLVFQDDGPVDPKLKLDVDQLNTLIAEIIANGSDVPPIATPQNFNTDLSKVVKRLYEGGVNAFKKEKYDDSVKQFSIGIEMICRRHKFEAFQICLQELSMFLMSRSDANLKTKDYVAAFNDVDMLISMQMVTPDNFLRRGVANFFLGNYEDARADYQRGLALSPGNQRLQAELEICLDKILEENGDYL; this is translated from the coding sequence ATGGATATATTGACATACGTGCCCCAGGACAAGAAGCTCGTGTTCCAAGACGACGGCCCTGTCGACCCCAAGTTAAAGCTCGACGTCGACCAGCTCAACACCTTGATCGCCGAGATCATTGCCAACGGCTCCGATGTGCCTCCCATTGCCACACCCCAAAACTTCAATACCGATTTAAGCAAGGTCGTCAAGCGCCTCTACGAGGGTGGCGTCAACGCATTTAAGAAGGAGAAATACGATGACTCCGTCAAGCAGTTTTCCATTGGAATTGAGATGATCTGTAGAAGACATAAGTTCGAAGCCTTCCAGATATGTCTACAGGAACTCAGtatgttcttgatgtcgCGCTCGGACGCCAACCTCAAGACCAAGGACTACGTGGCTGCTTTCAACGACGTGGATATGTTGATCTCCATGCAAATGGTGACTCCAGACAACTTTTTGCGGAGAGGCGtggccaacttctttttgggAAATTACGAAGATGCTAGAGCCGATTATCAAAGAGGATTGGCTCTCTCCCCAGGTAACCAGAGGCTTCAGGCCGAGTTGGAGATCTGTTTGgacaagattcttgaagagaacGGAGACTATCTCTAG
- a CDS encoding dTDP-glucose 4,6-dehydratase (EggNog:ENOG503NX8S; COG:G) gives MTYDKTVLVTGGAGFIGSNLLRSLIHKYPSYFFLCIDKLNYASVDLKTITATNFKFVKLDLTNLPDVKSSLDVHKVTDILNLAAESCVDRSFESPLYFTTNNILSTQNILEYVRVNPHIRLVHVSTDEVYGEQLDTKKVDETGKLNPTNPYSATKASIDLIIRAYEYSFGLKSTIVRPNNVYGPGQYPEKIIPMALHNLKLGNPILLHGDGHHKRSYLYISDFIEALDLIWHSNLYGIYNVGSPHEISNLELIRLILQLSQRKEPIDTYVKFVKDRNYNDSS, from the exons ATGACTTATGATAAAACAGTGTTGGTCACGGGAGGAGCAGGATTTATCGGGTCTAATCTTCTCAGATCATTAATCCATAAGTACCCTTCCTACTTTTTCTTGTGCATAGATAAGTTGAACTACGCATCAGTTGACCTCAAAACCATCACTGCTACTAATTTCAAGtttgtcaagttggacTTAACAAACTTACCAGATGTCAAAAGTCTGCTTGATGTGCATAAAGTGACCGACATTCTCAACCTTGCGGCTGAGTCTTGTGTTGACAGATCATTTGAATCGCCTTTAtacttcaccaccaacaacatCCTCAGTACTCAAAACATATTGGAGTATGTCCGAGTCAATCCCCACATACGTCTAGTTCATGTATCGACAGACGAGGTATACGGAGAACAATTAGACACCAAAAAGGTCGATGAAACCGGTAAACTCAACCCCACCAACCCGTATTCGGCTACAAAAGCATCAATAGACCTTATTATCAGAGCGTACGAATATTCATTCGGCCTAAAATCCACCATCGTGCGGCCCAACAACGTCTACGGCCCCGGCCAGTACCCTGAAAAGATCATCCCGATGGCCCTCCACAACCttaaacttggaaaccCAATCTTGCTACATGGAGATGGACATCATAAACGGAGTTATCTTTACATTAGTGACTTCATCGAGGCGCTCGACCTCATCTGGCACCTGAATCTATACGGCATATACAACGTGGGATCTCCCCATGAGATTTCAAATCTCGAGCTCATCAGattgattttgcagcttCTGCAAAGAAAAGAGCCAATAGACACCTACGTCAAGTTCGTCAAGGACAGAAACTACAACGATAGCAG TTGA
- a CDS encoding uncharacterized protein (COG:U; EggNog:ENOG503P3VM; BUSCO:EOG09265822): MAVYSLYILNKAGGLIYQSDNDRHPGVNKLTANDYLVLAGTLHGVHAITSRFTTSMIHSHDPNTTNIPASRLSGPNTNKSGLQSIETDHFNLYVFQTLTGIKFIVVTSPIPTTNLGRGELNVQLELANQLFKDLYVLYSDYVMKDPFYSIDMPIKNPHFDSKIKQLIN; the protein is encoded by the coding sequence ATGGCAGTGTACTCCCTTTACATTCTCAATAAAGCAGGTGGATTGATCTATCAGAGCGACAATGACCGACATCCAGGCGTCAACAAGCTCACTGCCAACGACTACTTGGTTCTCGCGGGAACATTGCACGGGGTGCACGCCATCACCTCCAGATTCACCACGTCCATGATCCATAGCCATGAtcccaacaccaccaatatcCCCGCCAGTCGCTTGAGCGGccccaacaccaacaagtctGGCCTCCAGAGTATTGAGACCGACcacttcaacttgtacGTGTTTCAAACGTTGACAGGGATCAAGTTTATTGTGGTGACCAGCCCCATCcctaccaccaacttggGTAGAGGCGAGTTGAACGTCCAGCTTGAGCTCGCCAACCAGTTGTTCAAAGATCTATACGTTCTCTACTCCGACTACGTGATGAAAGACCCGTTTTATTCAATCGATATGCCCATCAAGAACCCGCATTTTGACAGCAAGATAAAACAGTTAATTAACTAA
- the GAL7 gene encoding galactose-1-phosphate uridyl transferase (COG:C; EggNog:ENOG503NU1J) encodes MKSELRNLLLNTDSHNSSIPTSTSLPTMTVNTENGRAVANVPFDFTDHSHRRFNPLTNAWILCSPHRSKRPWQGAREEAKKTRLPQYDEKCYLCPGNIRATGDSNPKYEGTYYFLNDYPAVKLDQPDYSSEKSSDQDPKNLKSKLMKTQGVKGKCFVICFSPNHGLSLPLMSVPAIHKVVDLWQELYLSLKKDSLSGAAPYKYLQIFENKGAAMGCSNPHPHGQAWCLDVVPTEVQNELDNMGKYQRDNHSHLLGDYVNLELKEKERLVAVNDSFIVVVPYWALWPFETLVISREHLRSVEDFTEKHKTDLADVLKTLTTKYDNLFNTFFPYSMGIHQAPFKASEEEKNNSWFHMHFYPPLLRSATVKKFCVGFEMLGEAQRDITAEQAATRLQDLDGARHFMN; translated from the coding sequence ATGAAGAGTGAGCTAAGAAACCTTTTACTTAACACAGACTCACATAACCTGAGTATACCTACATCTACATCATTACCTACAATGACAGTTAATACCGAAAACGGAAGGGCCGTTGCCAATGTGCCTTTTGATTTCACCGACCATTCCCATCGTCGGTTCAATCCTTTAACCAATGCCTGGATCTTGTGTTCGCCTCATAGATCCAAGAGACCATGGCAGGGGGCAAGAGAAGAAGCTAAGAAAACCAGATTACCCCAATACGATGAAAAATGCTACTTATGTCCAGGTAACATTAGAGCCACTGGCGACTCGAACCCCAAATACGAAGGAACATACTATTTCCTCAACGATTATCCAGCGGTTAAGTTGGACCAGCCTGACTATAGTAGTGAAAAATCATCTGACCAAGAccccaaaaacttgaaatcCAAGTTAATGAAGACTCAGGGTGTCAAGGGAAAATGTTTTGTTATTTGCTTCTCCCCCAACCACGGGTTGAGTTTACCCTTAATGTCGGTGCCTGCTATTCATAAGGTCGTTGACTTATGGCAAGAATTGtacttgtctttgaaaaaagaCAGCTTATCAGGAGCCGCTCCCTACAAGTACTTgcaaatctttgaaaacaagGGAGCAGCAATGGGATGTTCAAACCCACATCCCCACGGACAGGCCTGGTGTTTGGATGTTGTTCCAACCGAAGTCCAGAACGAATTGGATAACATGGGCAAATACCAACGGGATAACCATTCTCACTTGTTGGGTGACTAcgtcaacttggagttgaaagagaaagaaagaCTAGTGGCGGTGAACGACTCGTTCATTGTTGTTGTGCCTTACTGGGCATTGTGGCCCTTTGAAACCTTGGTGATTTCCAGAGAGCATTTGAGATCAGTGGAGGACTTCACTGAAAAGCACAAGACTGATTTAGCAGACGTTTTGAAAACATTGACCACAAAGTACGATAACTTATTCAACACATTTTTCCCGTACTCAATGGGAATTCACCAAGCTCCCTTCAAGGCtagtgaagaagagaagaacaaCTCGTGGTTCCACATGCATTTCTATCCACCTTTATTAAGATCTGCGACTGTGAAGAAGTTCTGTGTTGGGTTCGAGATGTTGGGAGAAGCCCAGAGAGATATCACGGCCGAGCAAGCTGCTACTAGATTACAAGATTTGGATGGGGCTCGTCACTTTATGAATTAG